From a region of the Zingiber officinale cultivar Zhangliang chromosome 4B, Zo_v1.1, whole genome shotgun sequence genome:
- the LOC121974824 gene encoding uncharacterized protein LOC121974824 isoform X2, whose product MSGKEVREYTNLSDPKDRKWGKGKDKIDDEDITFQRMVAKMQEVAGERGGYLHGRGALDSDDLLYLKEQMEAEEDAERLLRRTEKRAFAAFKKAASLVDSSPAPLPLPLRVEPKAKSGIRQQDILKKIIQVMPKKQKVSSHSLLQSEHSNQSSSGRGSIPVDSEGKLEKSLSPSRPSEVHKISCSVVTNSPQREQEQEVDARPETTVKSLLGLAYESSDEE is encoded by the exons ATGTCAGGCAAGGAAGTGCGCGAATACACCAACCTCAGCGACCCGAAAG ATCGAAAATGGGGCAAGGGAAAGGACAAGATCGATGACGAAGATATCACGTTCCAACGGATGGTAGCAAAG ATGCAGGAAGTTGCCGGTGAACGTGGAGGATACCTTCATGGGCGAGGCG CTTTGGACAGCGATGACTTGCTATACCTTAAGGAACAGATGGAAGCTGAGGAAGATGCTGAACGGCTTCTTCGACGGACTGAAAAACGGGCATTTGCTGCATTTAAA AAAGCTGCAAGTTTGGTGGATTCGTCACCTGCACCTTTGCCCTTGCCACTTCGGGTTGAACCAAAGGCAAAGAGTGGAATAAG ACAGCAGGATATCTTGAAAAAAATTATCCAGGTTATGCCAAAGAAGCAAAAGGTTTCAAGTCATAGTTTGCTGCAATCTGAGCATTCCAACCAATCCTCATCTGGAAGAGGTTCGATACCCGTAGACAGTGAGGGAAAACTGGAAAAGAGTCTCTCTCCTTCAAGGCCATCAGAAGTTCATAAAATTTCATGTTCAGTTGTCACCAACTCACCACAGCGAGAGCAAGAACAGGAGGTAGATGCAAGGCCAGAGACTACTGTCAAAAGTTTGCTTGGATTAGCATATGAAAGCTCTGACGAGGAATGA
- the LOC121974824 gene encoding uncharacterized protein LOC121974824 isoform X1, protein MSGKEVREYTNLSDPKDRKWGKGKDKIDDEDITFQRMVAKMQEVAGERGGYLHGRGGTCFYWFLAVCFPMISLSLLYLQLWTAMTCYTLRNRWKLRKMLNGFFDGLKNGHLLHLKAASLVDSSPAPLPLPLRVEPKAKSGIRQQDILKKIIQVMPKKQKVSSHSLLQSEHSNQSSSGRGSIPVDSEGKLEKSLSPSRPSEVHKISCSVVTNSPQREQEQEVDARPETTVKSLLGLAYESSDEE, encoded by the exons ATGTCAGGCAAGGAAGTGCGCGAATACACCAACCTCAGCGACCCGAAAG ATCGAAAATGGGGCAAGGGAAAGGACAAGATCGATGACGAAGATATCACGTTCCAACGGATGGTAGCAAAG ATGCAGGAAGTTGCCGGTGAACGTGGAGGATACCTTCATGGGCGAGGCGGTACTTGTTTTTACTGGTTTCTAGCAGTATGTTTTCCAATGATTTCATTGAGTCTGCTATATCTTCAGCTTTGGACAGCGATGACTTGCTATACCTTAAGGAACAGATGGAAGCTGAGGAAGATGCTGAACGGCTTCTTCGACGGACTGAAAAACGGGCATTTGCTGCATTTAAA AGCTGCAAGTTTGGTGGATTCGTCACCTGCACCTTTGCCCTTGCCACTTCGGGTTGAACCAAAGGCAAAGAGTGGAATAAG ACAGCAGGATATCTTGAAAAAAATTATCCAGGTTATGCCAAAGAAGCAAAAGGTTTCAAGTCATAGTTTGCTGCAATCTGAGCATTCCAACCAATCCTCATCTGGAAGAGGTTCGATACCCGTAGACAGTGAGGGAAAACTGGAAAAGAGTCTCTCTCCTTCAAGGCCATCAGAAGTTCATAAAATTTCATGTTCAGTTGTCACCAACTCACCACAGCGAGAGCAAGAACAGGAGGTAGATGCAAGGCCAGAGACTACTGTCAAAAGTTTGCTTGGATTAGCATATGAAAGCTCTGACGAGGAATGA
- the LOC121974824 gene encoding uncharacterized protein LOC121974824 isoform X4, with the protein MQEVAGERGGYLHGRGALDSDDLLYLKEQMEAEEDAERLLRRTEKRAFAAFKKAASLVDSSPAPLPLPLRVEPKAKSGIRQQDILKKIIQVMPKKQKVSSHSLLQSEHSNQSSSGRGSIPVDSEGKLEKSLSPSRPSEVHKISCSVVTNSPQREQEQEVDARPETTVKSLLGLAYESSDEE; encoded by the exons ATGCAGGAAGTTGCCGGTGAACGTGGAGGATACCTTCATGGGCGAGGCG CTTTGGACAGCGATGACTTGCTATACCTTAAGGAACAGATGGAAGCTGAGGAAGATGCTGAACGGCTTCTTCGACGGACTGAAAAACGGGCATTTGCTGCATTTAAA AAAGCTGCAAGTTTGGTGGATTCGTCACCTGCACCTTTGCCCTTGCCACTTCGGGTTGAACCAAAGGCAAAGAGTGGAATAAG ACAGCAGGATATCTTGAAAAAAATTATCCAGGTTATGCCAAAGAAGCAAAAGGTTTCAAGTCATAGTTTGCTGCAATCTGAGCATTCCAACCAATCCTCATCTGGAAGAGGTTCGATACCCGTAGACAGTGAGGGAAAACTGGAAAAGAGTCTCTCTCCTTCAAGGCCATCAGAAGTTCATAAAATTTCATGTTCAGTTGTCACCAACTCACCACAGCGAGAGCAAGAACAGGAGGTAGATGCAAGGCCAGAGACTACTGTCAAAAGTTTGCTTGGATTAGCATATGAAAGCTCTGACGAGGAATGA
- the LOC121974824 gene encoding uncharacterized protein LOC121974824 isoform X3, whose translation MQEVAGERGGYLHGRGGTCFYWFLAVCFPMISLSLLYLQLWTAMTCYTLRNRWKLRKMLNGFFDGLKNGHLLHLKAASLVDSSPAPLPLPLRVEPKAKSGIRQQDILKKIIQVMPKKQKVSSHSLLQSEHSNQSSSGRGSIPVDSEGKLEKSLSPSRPSEVHKISCSVVTNSPQREQEQEVDARPETTVKSLLGLAYESSDEE comes from the exons ATGCAGGAAGTTGCCGGTGAACGTGGAGGATACCTTCATGGGCGAGGCGGTACTTGTTTTTACTGGTTTCTAGCAGTATGTTTTCCAATGATTTCATTGAGTCTGCTATATCTTCAGCTTTGGACAGCGATGACTTGCTATACCTTAAGGAACAGATGGAAGCTGAGGAAGATGCTGAACGGCTTCTTCGACGGACTGAAAAACGGGCATTTGCTGCATTTAAA AGCTGCAAGTTTGGTGGATTCGTCACCTGCACCTTTGCCCTTGCCACTTCGGGTTGAACCAAAGGCAAAGAGTGGAATAAG ACAGCAGGATATCTTGAAAAAAATTATCCAGGTTATGCCAAAGAAGCAAAAGGTTTCAAGTCATAGTTTGCTGCAATCTGAGCATTCCAACCAATCCTCATCTGGAAGAGGTTCGATACCCGTAGACAGTGAGGGAAAACTGGAAAAGAGTCTCTCTCCTTCAAGGCCATCAGAAGTTCATAAAATTTCATGTTCAGTTGTCACCAACTCACCACAGCGAGAGCAAGAACAGGAGGTAGATGCAAGGCCAGAGACTACTGTCAAAAGTTTGCTTGGATTAGCATATGAAAGCTCTGACGAGGAATGA
- the LOC121974825 gene encoding probably inactive leucine-rich repeat receptor-like protein kinase IMK2: MDFSSKSMPMLFIATLLLELTCIAASGNRSRQQVLYVSEAADLIKLRNSFSPPLILYANWTGSPCSTNGSQWFGITCHNSRVAGVSLPGMRLSGSIPSTVLQNLWYLASLDLSNNALYGTLPTLQGLINLRVVSFASNQFSGAIPLQFVALPNLAKLELQDNNLSGTIPAFDQQALARFNVSHNHLEGRIPSNPVLQGFPTTSFANNLQLCGKPLANPCSSPTSPAPPSAGTAASSQSSGKSLRSWAIVLIVISALAGVCMATFCFLFCLKRRSKKATEKAFDLDASLAKGSGTSEIISEANQNKNLMFYDREKATCGLDDLMRSPAEWLGKGELGNTFRAMPESGRIMVVKRLHGVNGVSKEEFVQQMQLLGRLRHKNLVEMLSFHCSKEEKLVVFEHVSGGNLFQLLHDNRGEARIVLKWAARLNIVKGISRGLAYLHESTPFHKILHANLKSSNVLIDHNEEGKEYNSRLTDYGFYSILPSTQVHSLAVGKVPEFSQGMKLADKADVYCFGLILLEVVTGRFPGDEEDLPGWVRSNVTNGRPTDILDMEIASEIERYPDILKLTQIALDCLEIDPERRPVMNEVVKRTEEI; encoded by the exons ATGGATTTCagtagcaaaagcatgcccatgTTATTCATAGCTACTTTGTTGCTGGAGCTGACTTGCATTGCAGCTTCGGGCAATAGATCAAGACAGCAGGTGCTTTATGTAAGCGAAGCTGCCGACCTGATTAAGCTTCGCAATTCCTTTAGCCCTCCTCTAATCCTCTATGCCAACTGGACTGGCTCTCCTTGCTCCACTAATGGATCCCAATGGTTTGGCATCACTTGCCATAACTCAAGAGTGGCTGGCGTTTCCCTTCCAGGAATGCGACTCTCAGGCTCCATCCCTTCCACAGTTCTCCAAAATCTGTGGTACTTGGCCTCCCTTGATCTTAGCAATAACGCCCTCTATGGCACGCTTCCTACTCTCCAGGGCCTTATCAATCTCCGAGTTGTCTCCTTTGCGAGTAATCAATTCTCCGGAGCGATTCCTCTGCAGTTTGTGGCTCTGCCTAACTTGGCTAAGTTGGAGCTCCAGGATAACAATCTCAGTGGAACAATTCCAGCATTTGATCAGCAAGCACTGGCACGGTTCAATGTGTCCCACAACCACCTTGAAGGAAGAATCCCGAGCAACCCTGTGTTGCAAGGGTTTCCTACCACTTCATTTGCCAACAATTTGCAGCTGTGTGGGAAGCCTTTGGCCAACCCATGCTCCTCCCCAACTTCTCCAGCTCCTCCAAGCGCAGGCACCGCAGCGAGCAGTCAATCGAGCGGCAAGTCATTGAGGTCTTGGGCTATTGTCCTGATCGTGATCAGTGCCCTGGCAGGCGTTTGCATGGCGACGTTTTGCTTCTTGTTCTGCTTGAAGAGGCGGAGTAAGAAGGCCACAGAGAAAGCATTTGATCTAG ATGCTTCCCTCGCAAAGGGCTCAGGAACTTCAGAGATCATATCAGAGGCGAATCAAAACAAGAACTTGATGTTCTACGACAGAGAGAAGGCTACCTGTGGCCTCGACGATCTGATGAGATCTCCAGCAGAGTGGTTGGGAAAGGGGGAGTTGGGGAACACCTTCAGAGCAATGCCGGAGTCGGGTCGTATCATGGTGGTGAAGAGGCTGCACGGCGTCAATGGAGTCAGCAAGGAGGAGTTTGTCCAACAGATGCAGCTACTGGGAAGGTTGAGGCACAAGAACCTGGTGGAGATGCTTTCCTTCCACTGCTCCAAGGAGGAGAAGCTGGTCGTCTTTGAGCATGTCTCCGGAGGAAACTTGTTTCAGCTGCTTCATG ATAACCGAGGTGAGGCAAGGATCGTTTTGAAGTGGGCAGCGCGACTGAATATTGTGAAGGGAATATCAAGGGGCTTAGCCTATCTCCATGAGAGCACGCCGTTTCACAAAATTCTTCATGCAAACTTGAAGTCATCAAATGTTCTCATTGATCATAACGAAGAAGGCAAAGAATACAATTCTAGGCTTACAGATTATGGTTTCTACTCTATTCTACCTTCAACTCAAGTCCACAGCTTGGCGGTTGGAAAGGTACCTGAGTTTTCTCAGGGCATGAAGCTGGCAGACAAGGCTGATGTTTATTGCTTCGGCCTCATTCTCCTGGAAGTTGTTACTGGTCGATTTCCGGGAGATGAGGAAGATCTACCGGGGTGGGTGAGATCCAATGTCACTAACGGACGGCCTACTGATATCCTGGACATGGAAATAGCTTCGGAGATTGAGAGGTATCCAGATATACTGAAGCTGACTCAAATTGCTCTTGATTGTTTAGAGATAGATCCTGAACGCCGTCCAGTTATGAACGAAGTGGTCAAGAGAACAGAAGAAATCTGA